From the genome of Triticum aestivum cultivar Chinese Spring chromosome 3B, IWGSC CS RefSeq v2.1, whole genome shotgun sequence, one region includes:
- the LOC123070665 gene encoding mitochondrial-processing peptidase subunit alpha gives MYRVAGSHLRALKQHGSSRFASTSVVKQSSGGLFGWLLGSKPTQFPALDVPLPGVTIPPPLPDFVEPAKAKVTTLPNGIKIASETSTSPAATVGLYIDCGSMYETPGSSGASHLLERMSFKSTTNRSHLRLVREVESIGGNVSAIATREQMCYTYDAFRAYVPDMVEVLIDSVRNPAFLDWEVKEQLEEMKAEIAEFSANPQGLLLEALHSAGYTGALAKPLVAPEPAIHKLDSGVLKEFVAENYTAPRMVLAASGVEHDVLVSIAEPLLSDLPAVKRPEEPKSVYVGGDYRCQADCQNTHFALAFEVPGGWYEEKTAITVTVLQKLMGGGDWFCTGGVGKGLYSRLSLRILSHYHQIESFSAFNHIHNYSGLFGILATTSPDFASKAVDLAAGELLEVATPGNVTQGQLDRAKRAAKCKVLMDLESRAVACEDIGRQVMTYGEREPIEKFLKDVEAITLNDISSTAKNIISTPLTMASWGDVTNIPTYESVSRKFHSK, from the exons ATGTACCGGGTCGCCGGCAGCCACCTCCGCGCTCTCAAG CAACATGGTTCTAGTAGGTTTGCTAGTACAAGTGTTGTGAAGCAGTCTTCTGGTGGTTTATTTGGTTGGCTTCTTGGTAGCAAGCCAACCCAGTTTCCAGCTCTTGATGTCCCTCTCCCAGGCGTCACCATTCCTCCACCACTACCAGACTTTGTAGAGCCAGCCAAGGCAAAAGTTACCACTCTCCCGAATGGCATCAAAATTGCTTCAGAAACATCAACG AGTCCAGCAGCAACAGTGGGATTGTATATTGATTGTGGTTCTATGTATGAAACACCTGGTTCATCTGGAGCATCGCATCTACTGGAGAGAATGTCATTCAAGAGCACCACAAACAGGAGTCATTTGCGGCTAGTACGCGAGGTAGAGTCCATTGGAGGGAATGTTTCTGCAATAGCTACTCGTGAACAAATGTGCTATACCTATGATGCATTCAGGGCCTATGTACCTGATATGGTCGAAGTACTTATTGATAGTGTGAGAAACCCAGCATTTCTTGATTGGGAGGTTAAAGAGCAG CTGGAGGAGATGAAAGCTGAAATAGCTGAATTTTCTGCTAATCCTCAAGGTTTACTTTTAGAGGCTCTCCATTCTGCTGGCTATACTGGGGCACTGGCAAAGCCCTTGGTGGCACCAGAGCCTGCCATACATAAATTGGACAGTGGTGTTCTTAAGGAATTCGTTGCT GAAAACTACACAGCACCCAGGATGGTCCTAGCGGCATCAGGAGTTGAGCATGATGTGCTAGTTTCAATTGCTGAGCCACTTCTCTCTGATCTTCCTGCTGTGAAGCGTCCAGAAGAGCCAAAATCAGTTTATGTGGGAGGAGACTATCGTTGTCAAGCAGACTGTCAA AACACACATTTTGCTCTTGCTTTTGAAGTGCCAGGTGGATGGTATGAAGAGAAAACAGCTATTACTGTAACTGTCCTTCAG AAGCTCATGGGGGGAGGTGATTGGTTCTGTACTGGCGGTGTTGGGAAGGGCTTGTATTCTCGATTAT CTCTCCGGATATTAAGCCACTACCATCAGATCGAATCATTCTCCGCTTTCAATCATATCCACAACTATTCTGGTCTTTTTGGAATTCTTGCAACAACC AGTCCAGATTTTGCCTCGAAGGCTGTGGATTTGGCAGCAGGGGAACTTCTTGAAGTTGCCACTCCTGGAAATG TTACACAAGGACAGCTTGATCGAGCTAAACGGGCAGCAAAgtgtaaagttttgatggacttgGAATCAAGA GCTGTAGCATGTGAAGACATTGGGAGGCAGGTTATGACTTATGGTGAAAG GGAACCCATCGAGAAATTCTTGAAAGATGTCGAAGCAATTACTCTGAATGACATTTCTTCAACTGCCAAGAACATTATTTCTACACCCCTTACAATGGCATCATGGGGTGATG TTACTAATATCCCAACCTACGAGTCTGTTAGCAGGAAGTTTCATTCAAAGTGA
- the LOC123070663 gene encoding phosphatidylglycerophosphate phosphatase PTPMT2, with amino-acid sequence MRIRELGDGDGRPVEGEEQEDAWAGGGGGEVVRLRAKRALVGAGARVLFYPTLLYNVLRNQFEAEFRWWDRVDQCILLGAVPFPSDVPRLKQLGVQGVVTLNEPYETLVPMSLYQAYGIDHLVIATRDYLFAPSLEDICRAIDFIHRNASKGGTTYVHCKAGRGRSTTIVLCYLIKYRNMTPEAALDHVRSIRPRVLLAPSQWQAVIVFSTLTTGRLPVRSTNLNCYLEGTKASIPDSDIEDCTVEFDYDDSGLPLCQVMVPRPSSPTGCVDAVFITEADLEGYDAYVDTGKDVVSFEVVASRKPIMRRLSCLFGSLKVTSNCEPAPNRFTEVRAC; translated from the exons atGAGGATTCGCGAGCTGGGGGACGGCGACGGGAGGCCGGtggagggggaggagcaggaggacgcctgggcgggcggcggcggcggcgaggtcgtgcGGCTGAGGGCCAAGCGCGCGCTCGTCGGCGCCGGCGCCAGGGTGCTCTTCTACCCCACGCTTCTCTACAACGTCCTGCGCAACCAATTCGAGGCGGAGTTCCGGTGGTGGGACCGCGTCGACCAG TGTATTTTGCTAGGAGCTGTTCCTTTCCCTAGTGATGTTCCACGTCTGAAGCAACTTGGAGTTCAGGGAGTTGTAACATTGAATGAGCCTTATGAGACTCTGGTACCAATGTCCTTGTACCAG GCCTATGGGATTGATCACCTTGTGATTGCCACAAGAGACTACCTGTTCGCACCATCCCTTGAAGATATTTGTCGAGCCATTGATTTTATCCACC GCAATGCGTCAAAAGGTGGAACTACTTACGTTCACTGTAAAGCTGGAAGAGGACGAAGCACCACTATTGTTTTGTGCTATTTG ATCAAATATAGGAACATGACCCCTGAAGCAGCTTTGGATCATGTACGATCCATTAGGCCCCGAGTGCTTTTGGCACCATCACAGTGGCAG GCTGTTATTGTATTTAGCACTCTCACCACTGGACGTCTTCCAGTAAGGAGTACAAACCTAAACTGTTACCTAGAAGGCACCAAAGCCTCCATTCCTGACAGTGATATCGAGGACTGCACTGTGGAGTTCGATTATGATGATAGCGGTTTACCTCTTTGTCAAGTTATGGTACCGAGGCCAAGCAGTCCGACTGGGTGTGTCGATGCAGTGTTCATAACGGAAGCAGATCTGGAGGGCTATGATGCATATGTTGATACCGGGAAGGATGTTGTGTCATTTGAAGTAGTAGCGAGTCGCAAGCCCATTATGAGGAGACTATCTTGCCTCTTTGGATCATTGAAAGTTACAAGCAACTGTGAACCAGCCCCAAACCGATTTACCGAGGTTCGCGCCTGCTAG